GAGACGTGTTTCAGCTTTGAATGTGGCCGGTAACAGCTCTAACTTTAGCAGCAGATCTCCACTAAACAGCTCGATCCTGTGCCGCCATTGGCTGTCTTGAGCTACCCCGCCATTGCCTACATGGGTGTCGACCTCCTCTCAGACTTGAAGCATCCACGGCCTGGGATCGCATCTTACAGATACTACAACTCTGCCTGAGTGAACCAAAGCTACGGGGAACCAGACACTTAGCATCACCCTTATAAGGCCCTTCAGCCTCGTGTTTTACTGCTTTAGAGTCCTGCAACTTTATTTGTCTgctcttgacttgacttgttcTTTCTACCTTCACCCCCACTCGGACCCTTCAACCCCACCTGAGCAGTTCCGCcactacctaggtacctacctacctctCTACCTTACCTGCGTCTACTCtctaactaccttaccttagtgCCTCACTTTTACgagctccatctcctccaaagctcaatctcttctctACCTATCTCGATCCCTACAAAAAAGACATTCACAATGGTCGACCGTCCAAACAAGCCCTCGGCGCTCGCCTCTACCCCCGCCGCGCCTCCTCAACCCACCGTCGACATCACTCACGACAACTCCCGCGTCAAGGCCGTTCTTCCCACCGGCGAGAGCGTAGAGGTTCTTCTCCACGGCGCTACTGTCATCAGCTGGAAGGATGCTTCGGGggctgagaagctctgggTCAGCGAgtctgctgctcttgacgGAAGTGCTGCTGTTCGAGGAGGTATTCCCATCGTCTTCCCGGTAAAGAACTCCAACACTCCCTTACAATAGCTTGTCTGATTTGTACATCTACAGGTCTTTGGTACTGCCCCCGACCACGAACCGGTAGCCAAGCTTCCCCAGCACGGCTTTGCTCGTAACTCGCGATGGGAGTTCCTTGGAAAGTCTACCAGCGAGGGCTCTAGCTCTAGCGTGAAGCTCGACTTTGGTCTTTCCTCCGAGAGCATCAGcgaagagttcaaggctcTTTGGCCCTACAAGTTTGCCCTCATCTACAGTGTCTCTCTTGACCCTGAGAGTCTCAACACTACTATTGTTGTTACCAACGATGGTGACACTGCTTTCGACTTCcagactcttcttcacacCTACTTCAAGATCAGCGTATGTTGTATAGTGCTTATACGTGGGACATCATAACTAATATGTCTCAGGACATCTCTTCCACAGAGGTCACCGGTCTCGAGGACTCCGTCTACTTCTCCAAGGTCTCCAGCTCAGAGGCCACCCAATCCGGCGCCGTCACCTTCTCCGCCGAAACCGACTCCATCTACACCCCCGCCAAGGGTCCCTCTCACCCAGTCGTCATCTCCGAGTCCGGCACTCCCCGTCTCCGTATCGTCCGTGACAACCTCGACCAGGTCGTCGTCTGGAACCCTTGGGTCGACAAGTCAACCGGCATCAAGGACTTTACTCCCAAGGACGGCTGGAAGAACATGCTCTGTGTTGAGCCCGGCTCTGTCAAGGGATggcagaagctggagaagggcGATGCTTTCGAGGCGGCGCAGACCATCACTCTGGTCTGACTTGGCAAGAGTGAGGGAATGAGGAGATTCAAGATATGACAGTTTTTACGTAACGGCAGCACAATAATttgagatggacatgatATGAATTAACTTGTGTTTTGAAAGACAAGCCCTTATGCTTAGATTAGAGATGAAAGAAGGTACCAACTCACAAGATCACGGCCGTCAGTGCTGTGTTTTATCATTCGAGATTTCTCATACCCAACCAAGTGTTTCAAAGTCTCATTTTTCTGCTTATTCCCAAGTTGCTCCCATGATATTCACTGCTCCTATTTTGTTCCAATGTACATTTTCTTCATGTCAAATTCTAGTGTCACTTATATGCTCAGGCCGATCGTGCCTTATTCTCTCTAGAGAAATGATCAGCGACCAGGAAAGCCAACTCGAGGGCCTGCTTCTCGTTGAGTCTTGGGTCACAGAAACTAGTGTAGTTTGTCGAcaaatcatcctcatccaaTCCCTCACTGCCACCCAAACACTCTGTAACAGCATCGCCAGTGAGCTCGAGGTGCATACCACCAAGGTTGCTACCCTCCTCTTTGTGAATGCGTAGTgtctcctcaagctcacgGTAGATATCGCCGAAACGGCGTGTCTTGATGCCTGTGGGTGTGGATAGTGTGTTGCCGTGCATAGGGTCGCATTGCCAGACAACCGTGCGACGGTACTCGGAGTCCTCAACCGCGCGAATATGTGTGGGGAGGAGATCGCGCACCTTGGCAGCACCGTAACGAGTGATGAGGGTGATCTTGCCAGGCTCGCGAGAAGGGTTCAGCGTGCGTAGGAGAGAAAGGAGGTCTGAAGCTGGTGTTGTAGGACCGACTTTGATACCAATTGGGTTGGCAATCCCGCGGAAGAACTCGACGTGGGCATGATCGATCTGGCGAGTACGGTCACCAATCCAGATGAAATGCGCAGAGGTATCATAGtactccttcttctcgccgTCGTCAGCTGCAGGAGTAgggcttgaggttcttgcGGTAGGTTTCTCAAGCAAGCGAGTCAAAGACTGCTCAtagtcaaggagaagaccTTCGTGGCTGGTGAAAAGCTCGACGGAATCAAGCTCCCCGGGACGAGCATTGATGACCTGCAGGAAGCGCAGGGTCTGCTGAATACTTGAAGCAATGGCTGAGTACTTCTCCTTGAGTTCCGGGTCTCTCACATGCCCGAGACCCCAGTCGAGAGGCCGATGAAGATCAGCGATGCCAGAGGCGAGAGCGGCACGGATGTAGTTGAGGGTCGCAGCGGAGTGGTGGTAGGCCTTCACAAGGCGGTTGGGATCGATCTCTCGATCTTCAAGGcggaagccattgatgatgtcgccCTTGAAACTAGGGacttcctttccatcaaccatctcagTAGGACTAGATCTCGGCTTTGCATACTGTCCAGCCATTCGACCAATACGCACAACTCTCTTGTTGGTCCCCCAAATGAGAACAACACTCATTTGCAATAGCAATTTGATCTTGCTCTCAATAGGGCCTTGACGACAGTAGTCAAAGAGCTCTGCACAATCACCACCTTGGAGAAGGAAAGCATTTCCTTGTGCGACATCGCGAAGGTGAGCTTTGAGAGCAATGATCTCGTTGGGATGGAccagaggaggaagttgGGTCAGTTCCTCAACAGCTTTAGCTAGAGGCTCTGCATCAGGGTAATTGGGAGATTGCTTAATGGGCTTTGAGCGCCAGGAGGAGGGTTCCCAGCCggcagatgaagacgaagccATTTTGTGTGTAAGAGGTGGAAGGAGTGATACGACAGATTCAAAATTGGGCGGAATCAACCGcaaaaaaggaaagaaatcAAGTGCCCGACTTGATTAGTGTGTTGTAGTGTTTATATGAAGTTGTTGAATAtttgtggaggagttgaggTTTCTTGTATCAAGAggagagtgagtgagtgagtcACAGAACAAGGACAAAGACGGGACAGATGGCCAAGACGCACCCTGGACTGCACCTGCACCTGGAACCAAAAAAAGTGAAGTTTAATTGAGTTGACAAAGAAATGTGGCGTTGCCGATGGTAGCCACTACCTAAACTTCAACTTTCGGCT
This genomic interval from Fusarium verticillioides 7600 chromosome 1, whole genome shotgun sequence contains the following:
- a CDS encoding phospho-2-dehydro-3-deoxyheptonate aldolase; this encodes MASSSSAGWEPSSWRSKPIKQSPNYPDAEPLAKAVEELTQLPPLVHPNEIIALKAHLRDVAQGNAFLLQGGDCAELFDYCRQGPIESKIKLLLQMSVVLIWGTNKRVVRIGRMAGQYAKPRSSPTEMVDGKEVPSFKGDIINGFRLEDREIDPNRLVKAYHHSAATLNYIRAALASGIADLHRPLDWGLGHVRDPELKEKYSAIASSIQQTLRFLQVINARPGELDSVELFTSHEGLLLDYEQSLTRLLEKPTARTSSPTPAADDGEKKEYYDTSAHFIWIGDRTRQIDHAHVEFFRGIANPIGIKVGPTTPASDLLSLLRTLNPSREPGKITLITRYGAAKVRDLLPTHIRAVEDSEYRRTVVWQCDPMHGNTLSTPTGIKTRRFGDIYRELEETLRIHKEEGSNLGGMHLELTGDAVTECLGGSEGLDEDDLSTNYTSFCDPRLNEKQALELAFLVADHFSRENKARSA